In Candidatus Bathyarchaeota archaeon, the sequence AGTTAGCCACGCTAAAGCTTGCCTGAAGCCTTGGTAGTTCGTAGGCGAGCGTATTCCAGGATAAGTGGCAATCGTGCAGTTATTGTTGATATCAAACTGGTACATCAGAGAATCAGCAACTGGTGCCAACACGATATTTGAGTCAGCGATTGCGTCCTCATAAAGTTCCTTTGTGATTTCATAACCAACAATGTCGATTTCTGCAGTCTTTAGTGCAGCATATGCGCTTGAAATGTTACCGTAGAAGTTGATGATGAGGTCTTCAGTTCTAGGTCCTCTTGTTGGTGATGCGGCCTTGGCAGCCTCCGAAATTGCTGACAAGGAAAATACCAAAATCAGCGTTAACACTAAAGGACTTACCTTCTCAACTTTTCCCAATAATTTCTTCTCCCTTTTTTGTCCACTTTAACACTTTCACAGAGTGATATTAATTATTTGTGTAACATTCTTCTATGAACCCTAAACGGGAGTCATCTGTTCTTTACTTATGATAAGTTCCATAAGTAAAGGAACTTATCATTAAATATCTATTGCGTGAACGCGTGCGCGGTTAGTCTGTTATGAGCTAACCAGTCGTTATAAACTCCTTTGGTATTTTGTTGAACTTGTCTGCTGCGGTAATGGATGGAAGATGACCTTTACCCTTAAATATGTACATTTCAGATCCAGAAATTTTTTCATGCATATGCTCAGCGGCATCCAACGTGATGGAAACTGAAAAATAGTTGACTAGTTTTTAAGTAGCTACTCTTAAAATCCCCCCTTTTTTTTGTGTTGCTGAAGTCGCACCTTCGGGCTTGTTCTTCTATGAATAAAAACTTTAAAGAATAAAAGCCAATCTCTTGTTGAGGTTCTCTATGACTTTGCGCGGGAATTGGGATTGGCTCATAGGTTCAATTTCAACTGGATTAGCTGTAGGCGCAAGCCTACTAGTCTCTTCTGAGGTTTTTGCGGTTTTGATAGGCACTCTTGTCGGGTTGGGTGTATCCTATTTTGTTCAGTCTAGAACTCAAAAGAGAGCGTGGAAACGGGAGTATTCTGTCAAAATTGTAGAGGAAGTCTATGGTGCGCTTTTCAAGGAATTCCAAAATGTTTTAGCTGAATTGGAAAAGAAGGTGGCCCATCACGTTCATTTAATGGAGTGGAGCGAGATAAAGAGAAGTTACAAATATTTTATGGTTGATAAAGAATTTAGAAGAAAGATAGATTTCTTCGATTCAAGGCTTAGCACCTTCTCTGATTCCATCTCAAGAGCTAGAGATTTTATTTCCGATTTTTTGGTTGAGGAAACAAGAAAAGCGTTTGGGATTGAAGGGGAATTAGGCTTTGCAAAACTTAATGTTGTTCTAGGAAGAGGAAAACGAGGGACAGCTCGTCGAGACATTGATTTGGTTGAGTGCGTTCTAAGAAGAAAGCACCCGAAGGAAGCAGCTTTGGAAATCTGGCCAGGCTATTCAATTCAAAGTGCTGATGTCGAGATTACAGGTGGTGAAGGTCAATATGATAGAAGCGACCTTCGACGTTTCGAGGAATATTGGGAAAAAAGCTTAGAGAGAGCAAAGAGAAACATAAAGCTTTGACATATCTGGAAAGAAAACGAGGAACTGAAGAAAATATGTGTCAACATCAGAGACGAATTGATTAAAAGAATTGAAGAGCCATGGAACATATAGCATGCAGTGAAATATGTGATTATAATGGGAAACAACCAAGAACCCGAAGAAATTCAGTGCCGTAAGCTTCTAGTGGACACTTATTCAGCGCAATTGAGAACACATGGGCAACTGATTATAGGTTTCGCTATTATACTACTTACTTTTTTAGAAATCAGGGTGAGGATGCTAGAATACGCGCTCTCAATCTCGGTTACACAGTTTTGTATATTTTACTTCGGCATATTTCTAATAGGTTTCGCTTTATGGTACTTGTTTTTGAGACATTTCGTGTATGGAAAACTACTTGATGTTGCGATACACGCAAAACCAAGATCAGGAAAAGAACATCTTTTCGATAGGATTTTTGATGCTGTAATGCGTGACGTGTTGAGTCGTAGAATGTTTGTTGTTATTCCTTGTTGCATGTTTCTTTCCACAGAAGGCAGAAGGTGGCGACGGTTACAGATGTCACTTGGAGTCCTTTTATGCATAATTCTTGCTATTGCCACAACGTATCTTGTATGGATATTAGTTGGATAATCTGCGCATGCTACTAGAAAAAAGAAGGGGTTGTTTTATGGTTCTGAGATTTTCCAGAGCATGACACGTACATATTCCCAATTTTCATCATTACCATGCTTATGTATAGTGATACTGTTAGGTGTTAGTTTGTGCCAGTAAACTCCTCGATAATCGTTTGCAACTACTCCTATAGTATTCACAAATCCTCCGTACTCCATTTGATGAGGTGCCCTTTTCAAAGTCTTCTTACCTGTCATGTAGACAACGACTTCTGTTGTGTTCAAGGAGTGAACGATTTCTTTGTCTCCTGGAGACAAAGACAGCCAACCACTATCAAAATCAGGTTTTTTCAGCAAGAGCTTCTTTCCCTCTTAATGTTTTTCTGTCTCAGTTTTTATGACTTGTGGAAAAACTTGCTTAGTATTATCATGTCTTTCTTCTCTTCATCCTTATGGAGGAAGCCTTCTTGATCAAAGCCAAGATGTCTATAGAACTTAGCTGCTACTTTGTTGTGTGCAAAGACTTCTAGCCTTGTCTTGTGACAGCCTTTCTTTTTACAATCAAAAAATGTTTTTTCCATAAGCTGCTTTCCAAAACCTTTCCTTCTGTAGTCTTGCTTCACATAGATGCCCAGAATGTGTCCTACTCCCCTTCTCACCCGATAATCAATATAACCCACAATTGTGCTTCCAACCCGATAAACTAGAACTTGATAGCCCTCTAATCTTTCCTCAAAGGCAAATTTTCTAAATGATTTCCTTAGCTCTTCCAATGAAAAACCTTGAGAATGAAACATCCCCTCATCCGAACCAGCCCTTATCATGTCAACAATATCTGGAACATCTTCAACTCTAGCTTCTCTTATTGAACTAGAATCCATCAACAATAATCCCACATATCAAAGATTAAGCTTCAGTTTTATGACTTGTGGAAGCAACTTCTAACGCAATTATTTAAGAGAGCTTTCTTCCGCATTTTGGACAAGCCGCAGGATATTCTTTCATGCTGACTCCGCATAGGAAACATATGCAGATGTTGCACTGGAGACAATGCCGATTAGCTCCAGTGATTCTTTGTCCACAAAAATAACAAGGCTTGGTTAGACACGTATCAGACATAGTGTCTTCTTTTCAGAAGAGGGTATTTAGAGACTTTGAAGTAACGACAAATGGCAAAGCAGAGAGAAGAGTGAAACAGATCTTAGTTCAAGAAGCTATGCATGCATGCATGAAGTTAATCCAATTCTGCAAGAAAAAAAGAGTTATATTTATAATTTATTGTGGGATAGAGAGAAGCGGGTGAAAGTGTTTGAGTTTTAATGGTCTATCGCCCAGCTACATCTTAGGCAACGTTATAGGCTACATACTGATCGGTTTAGTGATATTTTATGTAGCTCGTTGGCTTTACCGCAAACGAAAATAAAAAAAAGAGAGGACTTAGCTGTTTCTGCTCTTGCTAATGAGAATCATAGCCATGACCCCCATCACGCAAAAACAGAGCATGCATGCTTTCAGAAATGTTGTTGCGTTGAACTTGCCTTTTCACCACTCAAGAGTTGCAGTTTCTAACTTGCCTCTTCTTCCTTTTTAGCCCAAAAAACAGGATTCGTCAAAGTGATAAAGCGATCCTGTAATTCAACCAAAGGAAGATCATCCCGCAAAGCCAACATGACCAGCGCTGACATTGGTAACTCAACTTTCTCGCGCCTAACCCAATCCATCTCGATACTGCAAGCTGGCAAAATCTCAGGTACAGCGTTGCGTTTTAAGTGGATTAGAATAACATCTTCATTTTCGTCCATGGCGATAATTCTATCTTTCAAGTTGAAGATTTGCGGTTGCCTTAAGATTTCTTTTTTGCTTACGAAGACGGAAACATAGTCGGGGGGAATAGTGACTTGTTTGGCTTTTATAATGCTGACGCGGTTGCGGTTGAACAGTTTTGGAAACTTCATTTTTTACGCCCCTTCTTACGAGTTTTCCTCTTCTTTGGCTTCGCATTTGGCCTGCTGCCAAGCACATTATTCAAAAACTTCTTATCCAACTGCGACATCCTCGCCATAATGCGGTCAAATTCATCCTTCTTACGCCTACGATACTCACGCATATACTCATTGTAGGATTCGCGGTTTTTTCGTGGCATATGTAAATCTTCTCTAAGATTACATAATCCTTTTATAATATAAATGTGTTTAGTATATTGAGATTACATAATCCATGAGCAATACACCAACTAAAAGTTGCAACTTTCACTATGGTAGAGAGCTTACAGATAAAGAGAAGCAAGTTGTAAAAATTGTTGATAGCTGCTCTTATCCGATAACACCTACGGAAGTAAGCGCCTTAACGAAATTCAAGCATGCTACGGTCAGATTCTATCTAAGAAAGCTTGAAAAAGGCGGGTTTGTACGCCGCAAGTATCGGGGGCATTACGTTTCTGTCAAGAACGTACCAACTAAAAGTAGTAGCGTGGTCGGTGCGTTTGGTGCTGTTGCTCCTATGCTTCATAGTATCCGATTGAGGTTTGTGGATGTTGGTTTGTGGCCTCGTAGTTGGGTTCGGGTGTTTGGAAGTGTGGTTAAGGTTACTTTTACGGTGTATAAGAATAGATCTGCTTTGGTGTTTGTTGACTGTATAGGAGATGTTAGTTTAGATTATCCCGCTTTCAGACTTGTCATGGATTGTATTCAGAAAGAGGTTCGGAGTCCAAATTGGGCTTCTTGTAGGGTCACAAATTTCGAGTTTAACTATGATTTTCACGGTATCAAATTGGATGGTGTTCAAGGTGTTACTTTGAAGGCTTTTGACGGCAGCTTTCACAGGATTTACAATAAGCGGTTTGGGTTGCGTGATGAAGTTAAGGTTGTTGGGTCAAAAAGTGTAGCAGATGTTTTAGCTCTTATGCAAGGTGGAGTGTCCACTTACAACATAGTGCAACTTCTTTTTGCGAATTTTCAGGAGACTAAGAAGTATGTTGAGGCTACTCAGTTTCAGAATAGGCTCGTTGTTGATGCGGTTAGTCAAATGCGCAGACTCGCAGACGCGGTTTCTAAGAGAGGCGATCCTGGTGGTTAGTATTCCTAAGGTTACCTATAACGGGTTCACTAGCTTTCACCTAGCTAAGT encodes:
- a CDS encoding GNAT family N-acetyltransferase; protein product: MMDSSSIREARVEDVPDIVDMIRAGSDEGMFHSQGFSLEELRKSFRKFAFEERLEGYQVLVYRVGSTIVGYIDYRVRRGVGHILGIYVKQDYRRKGFGKQLMEKTFFDCKKKGCHKTRLEVFAHNKVAAKFYRHLGFDQEGFLHKDEEKKDMIILSKFFHKS